A stretch of Planococcus citri chromosome 5, ihPlaCitr1.1, whole genome shotgun sequence DNA encodes these proteins:
- the LOC135846446 gene encoding alpha-N-acetylgalactosaminidase has protein sequence MHHLIKWIPLISMLFTLCRALENGLARTPPMGWLAWERFRCNTDCKNDPDNCISDRLFRTMADLLVSEGYAGVGYEYVNVDDCWLEKERSYSGHLQPDLRRFPYGMRDLSNYVHSKGLKFGIYEDFGNYTCAGYPGILGNLESDAYTFASWDVDYVKLDGCYSHPHEMDKGYPEFGFHLNRTGRPMIYSCSWPVYQIYSGMQPNYSSIIENCNLWRNFDDIQDSWTSLESIIDYYGNNQDTIVPNAGPGHWNDPDMLIVGNFGLSYEQSKTQMAMWAILAAPLLMSVDLRTIRPEYKAILQNRKIIAVDQDPLGIQGRRIYKHKGIEIWARPITPFFQNFFSYAIAFLNRRTDGTPSDVAVTLAEMGLLAPGGYRIEDLYEDVDYGVLSPQTKIKVKVNPSGVVILRADVQPSYNRVSSTPYNPFKNYFSYKTDNDF, from the exons ATGCatcatttgataaaatggaTTCCCCTGATATCCATGTTATTTACTCTATGTCGCGCTTTGGAGAACGGTTTGGCTCGCACACCTCCGATGGGCTGGTTAGCTTGGGAACGCTTCCGATGCAACACAGATTGCAAAAACGACCCAGATAATTGTATTAG TGACCGATTGTTCAGAACAATGGCGGATTTATTAGTTTCAGAGGGATATGCAGGCGTTGGATACGAATACGTCAATGTAGATGACTGTTGGCTGGAGAAAGAACGATCGTACAGTGGTCATCTTCAACCCGATCTACGACGTTTTCCTTATGGCATGCGAGACTTATCCAATTAT GTTCATTCGAAAGGTTTGAAATTCGGTATTTACGAAGATTTTGGAAACTACACGTGCGCAGGGTATCCAggaattttgggtaatttggaATCAGACGCTTATACGTTCGCATCGTGGGATGTGGATTATGTGAAATTAGACGGATGTTACTCCCATCCTCACGAGATGGATAAAG GTTACCCAGAATTTGGTTTTCATCTGAATCGTACAGGAAGACCGATGATATACTCTTGTAGTTGGCCAGTATACCAGATTTATTCCGGAATGCAG ccaaattattcgtccattattgaaaattgtaatttgtggAGGAATTTCGACGATATACAAGATTCGTGGACTAGTCTCGAAAGCATTATTGATTATTATGGTAATAATCAAGACACGATAGTTCCAAATGCCGGTCCTGGTCATTGGAATGATCCAGATATG TTAATCGTTGGTAACTTCGGTTTAAGTTACGAACAAAGTAAAACGCAAATGGCGATGTGGGCAATTCTAGCGGCGCCTCTTTTAATGTCCGTTGATCTCCGTACGATAAGACCCGAATACAAAGCCATTTTACAAAACCGTAAAATAATCGCAGTCGATCAAGATCCGTTAGGAATACAAGGAAGAAGAATTTACAAG CACAAAGGAATAGAAATCTGGGCCAGACCAATAACGCCGTTCTTCCAGAACTTTTTCTCGTATGCGATCGCTTTCTTGAACAGAAGAACAGATGGTACACCATCGGACGTTGCAGTTACCTTAGCCGAAATGGGATTATTAGCCCCAGGAGGATATAGAATAGAA GACTTATATGAAGATGTGGATTACGGAGTACTTAGTCCACAAACTAAAATTAAAGTCAAAGTCAATCCCTCAG GTGTTGTGATACTACGTGCGGATGTCCAACCATCTTATAATAGAGTTTCGTCAACTCCGTACAAtccgtttaaaaattatttctcgtaTAAAACGGATAATGACTTTTAA